The Henckelia pumila isolate YLH828 chromosome 2, ASM3356847v2, whole genome shotgun sequence genome includes a window with the following:
- the LOC140878389 gene encoding uncharacterized protein — protein MNEIVRVDPKVDSVLEIAHEWLLKVPAVHWAKSHFTTHCKSDVLVNNISESFNSFILEDREKPIISMLEGIRTKLMRKTQERKAGMEKYPGKICPNILKKIEKCQDISRSCFPIYSGDLEYQVQYATAYGVVRQTLCGYPCCHACAAIAHNRQKIEDFVDICYTKVEYLKGYTHFIHAVPGEIDYCKSESQPLNPPPFKRKRGRPKIKRIKSADESRGVSVKKGLNHRCSRCLEFGHNKATCSKPINPKSKLYKATDDVNKSNEHDNGMPSTQANLNASTRDATSFSGVGNTFAITTIASANAEFGSTTN, from the exons ATGAATGAGATTGTCCGAGTAGATCCAAAGGTTGATTCTGTCCTTGAAATAGCCCATGAGTGGCTTCTAAAAGTCCCAGCTGTTCATTGGGCAAAAAGCCATTTCACAACTCATTGCAAATCTGATGTATTAGTGAACAACATATCTGAATCATTCAACAGTTTCATCTTGGAAGATAGAGAAAAGCCAATTATCTCAATGCTAGAGGGCATTAGAACCAAATTGATGAGAAAAACACAAGAGAGGAAGGCTGGGATGGAAAAATACCCGGGTAAAATCTGTCCCAATATCTTGAAGAAGATCGAGAAATGTCAAGACATATCTAGGAGTTGTTTTCCCATCTACTCAGGAGATCTTGAATATCAAGTTCAATATGCGACTGCCTATGGTGTTGTGAGGCAGACA CTGTGTGGGTACCCATGTTGTCATGCATGTGCTGCAATAGCTCATAATAGACAAAAGATTGAAGATTTTGTGGACATTTGCTACACAAAGGTTGAATATTTGAAAGGATACACACACTTTATTCATGCAGTTCCAGGGGAAATAGATTACTGCAAGTCAGAGTCACAGCCATTAAACCCACCACCATTTAAAAGGAAGCGAGGAAGACCTAAGATAAAGAGAATAAAAAGTGCAGATGAAAGCAGAGGAGTTTCTGTTAAAAAGGGACTAAATCACAGATGTTCTAGATGTTTAGAATTTGGTCACAACAAAGCTACATGTAGCAAACCCATTAATCCAAAATCAAAGTTGTACAAG GCAACTGATGATGTCAATAAATCTAATGAACATGATAATGGGATGCCTTCCACACAAGCAA ATTTGAATGCAAGTACGAGGGATGCAACAAGCTTTAGTGGTGTCGGCAACACATTTGCAATTACAACTATTGCTAGTGCGAATGCAGAATTTGGAAGCACGACCAACTAG
- the LOC140884275 gene encoding uncharacterized protein, whose product MEQFRQIGEAVGSLNALMVFKNNIFNQRQCCLLVDMFNSGYNTIAEEMKQNLRFEEKSTKWKIIENPLRDLLRVFKEGEFYIRQCLEPKDWWAKAIYLYQNADCVEFHVHNLLSCIPVVVEAIEMAGEISGWDQDEIQKRKAVYSLKYQKYWKDPRIFEWKFGKEYLVSQELSTRLDSVWNEDRWLLLKMIQEKKTSGSLTSKRDNRLADLLLTNLTTSETAEDKLLPSSTLVNSKDYQVRRRLGSGSQYKEIQWLGESFALRHFFGDVEPLIPDISKELSLSHPNIMHVICSFADEEKKECFLVMELMNRDLSSYIKEICGARKRIPFSLPVAVDLMLQIARGMEYLHSKKIYHGELNLSSILVKARNGNSDGYLHAKVSGFGLSVSISLNQKKTSTSPNVQPPVIWYAPEVLSEQEYLGDGGNLKYTEKCDVYSFGMICFEIVTGKVPFEDAHLQGDKMSRNIRAGERPLFPFHSPKYITNLTKKCWHTDPSQRPSFSSICRILRYIKRFLAMNPELSQTDLPMPPVDFVDIEAGIVKSFPYMGCSNFQSTSQIPFQMFVYRVTERERTCASHRDNSESGSEETSAYGDENITVEDPFTSPTERRSSPSPEIMIRKLSLSKKSLEVKTNKQPGTPRGRSVRPPPITPRGRSISLRLNSESQLMTMSPRTRRGSGHVSDSELS is encoded by the exons ATGGAGCAATTCAGGCAGATTGGAGAGGCCGTAGGAAGTTTAAATGCTCTGATGGTATTCAAAAACAACATATTTAACCAGAGGCAATGCTGTTTATTGGTTGATATGTTCAATTCAGGATATAACACAATAGCAGAGGAAATGAAACAGAATCTGAGATTTGAAGAGAAGAGCACAAAATGGAAAATCATTGAAAATCCGTTGAGGGATCTGCTTAGAGTATTCAAAGAAGGAGAATTTTACATCAGGCAGTGCTTGGAACCGAAGGATTGGTGGGCTAAAGccatttatctttatcaaaatGCTGACTGTGTCGAATTTCATGTACACAACTTGCTCAGTTGCATTCCGGTGGTCGTTGAAGCCATCGAAATGGCTGGGGAGATATCGGGTTGGGATCAAGATGAGATACAGAAGAGAAAGGCTGTTTATTCTCTCAAGTATCAGAAATATTGGAAAGACCCCAGAATTTTTGAGTGGAAATTTGGAAAGGAGTACTTGGTTTCACAAGAGTTAAGTACTCGATTGGATTCGGTTTGGAATGAAGATAGATGGCTGCTGCTAAAGATGATACAAGAAAAGAAAACATCGGGTTCTTTAACTTCGAAGAGGGATAACCGTCTAGCAGATCTTCTTTTGACGAACTTGACTACCTCAGAAACGGCAGAGGATAAACTGTTACCTTCCTCTACTTTAGTGAACTCCAAAGATTACCAGGTGAGGAGGCGGTTGGGGAGTGGAAGCCAATATAAAGAGATTCAATGGCTAGGTGAAAGCTTTGCTTTAAGGCACTTCTTTGGGGATGTCGAACCACTAATTCCTGATATTTCAAAGGAATTAAGCCTTTCTCATCCGAACATAATGCATGTTATCTGCAGCTTCGCAGATGAGGAAAAGAAAGAGTGTTTCTTGGTTATGGAACTCATGAATAGAGATCTTTCAAGCTATATCAAGGAGATATGTGGGGCGAGGAAACGAATACCTTTTTCTCTTCCGGTTGCAGTTGATCTAATGCTGCAAATAGCGAGAGGGATGGAATATCTCCACTCGAAGAAAATCTACCACGGAGAGTTGAACCTTTCCAGCATACTTGTAAAAGCAAGAAATGGCAACTCGGATGGATACTTACACGCCAAAGTATCAGGTTTTGGCCTATCGGTTTCTATTAGTCTTAACCAGAAAAAGACCTCGACAAGTCCGAACGTACAACCTCCAGTCATCTGGTACGCTCCAGAAGTGCTATCTGAGCAGGAATATTTGGGAGATGGAGGAAACTTGAAGTACACAGAGAAGTGTGATGTTTACAGTTTTGGGATGATATGTTTTGAGATTGTAACTGGTAAAGTCCCTTTCGAAGATGCCCATCTTCAAGGAGATAAAATGAGTCGCAACATAAGGGCAGGAGAGAGGCCGTTATTCCCGTTTCATTCGCCTAAATACATCACAAACTTAACAAAGAAGTGCTGGCATACGGATCCAAGTCAACGCCCTAGTTTCTCATCTATCTGTCGGATTCTTCGCTATATCAAGCGTTTCTTGGCCATGAATCCTGAACTTAGCCAAACAGACCTGCCAATGCCCCCAGTGGACTTTGTCGACATCGAGGCAGGGATTGTCAAAAGCTTTCCTTACATGGGGTGTTCAAATTTTCAGTCTACATCCCAAATCCCGTTCCAAATGTTCGTATACAGAGTCACAGAGAGGGAGAGAACCTGTGCAAGTCACAGAGATAACTCTGAATCAGGCAGTGAAGAAACTTCAGCATATGGAGATGAGAACATAACAGTGGAGGACCCGTTCACTTCGCCAACAGAAAGAAGATCTTCACCTTCTCCGGAAATAATGATCAGGAAGCTCTCATTATCAAAGAAATCATTAGAAGTCAAGACTAACAAACAACCAG GGACGCCTAGGGGAAGGTCGGTAAGACCTCCACCGATAACACCAAGGGGCCGCAGCATCAGTTTGCGTTTGAATTCTGAAAGTCAATTGATGACCATGAGTCCTAGAACAAGGAGGGGATCCGGTCATGTATCAGATTCCGAACTGTCTTGA
- the LOC140883540 gene encoding uncharacterized protein, translated as MDMLIDVDVWYGGRLELFPKLQYVGGDKNEVKNSNLDRLNFSTLYELYKLCGGIMLNVRFFFRLPGIVSERGLIEIKRAADLTVLYEHYKNEDNLTLWIEETIAILLQVLDPEDNEVPVMEFREPMIRDKLVGDAPVHDVLRSDEPESFGFGVLSDFDDDADESYKESGYSISSDEDNLDLFSEESIDEGVFDDRKKKNKSKEVTTDDGWCSDPVVDDDEILSVYGSDDDAPKHPVYKEGQDMTNFKLMVGMKFKSAREFKFVLSDVSVKGGIEVVFYKNEKSRITAMCKEEECEWKIHASLVMGGPTFQIKTLKGRHTCSKAATNWHANYKYLAKKIEQVVRENPNVKTNQLINYIKRECGVNVSKWKAVRAKKYALQSIRGVDNVQYEILRNYCETVLKYNPGSRIIIRTREDCVAPTFGKLYYSLSGLKMNFLTSCRPIIGLDGCFLKTVHGGQLLTAIGRDGNDGMVPIAIAIVEIENRDTWTWFLRELLEDIGGLGENKWTFISDRQKGLIEALKDLVPDSEHRFCLRHMYQNFLKKN; from the coding sequence ATGGATATGCTAATCGATGTTGATGTTTGGTATGGTGGCCGGTTGGAACTTTTCCCCAAATTGCAGTACGTCGGAGGGGATAAGAATGAAGTTAAGAATTCTAATTTGGACAGGTTAAATTTTTCTACTTTGTACGAGTTGTACAAATTGTGTGGGGGAATTATGTTGAATGTTAGGTTTTTCTTTAGGTTGCCTGGAATTGTGAGTGAGAGAGGTCTTATTGAGATTAAGAGGGCTGCTGATTTAACAGTGTTGTATGAGCATTACAAAAATGAAGATAATTTGACTTTGTGGATTGAGGAGACAATAGCAATTCTTTTACAAGTTTTAGATCCAGAAGATAACGAAGTACCTGTTATGGAATTTAGAGAACCTATGATAAGAGATAAACTTGTAGGTGATGCTCCTGTACATGATGTGCTTAGAAGTGATGAACCAGAAAGCTTTGGGTTTGGTGTTTTAAGTGACTTTGATGATGATGCTGATGAATCCTACAAAGAATCTGGATATTCAATTTCATCTGATGAAGATAATTTAGATTTATTTAGTGAAGAGTCTATTGATGAAGGGGTGTTTGACGATCGAAAGAAAAAGAATAAGAGTAAAGAAGTTACTACTGATGATGGATGGTGCAGTGACCCAGTTGTTGATGATGATGAGATTTTAAGTGTATATGGATCTGATGATGATGCTCCAAAGCATCCTGTTTATAAAGAGGGACAAGACATGACCAATTTCAAATTAATGGTAGGTATGAAATTCAAATCTGCAAGAGAATTTAAATTTGTGTTGTCTGATGTCAGTGTTAAAGGGGGCATTGAAGTGGTGTtttataaaaatgaaaaaagtaGGATAACAGCTATGTGCAAAGAAGAAGAATGTGAGTGGAAGATTCATGCCTCATTAGTAATGGGTGGACCAACTTTTCAGATCAAAACATTGAAAGGTAGGCATACATGTTCTAAAGCAGCAACTAACTGGCATGCAAACTACAAGTATTTGGCAAAGAAAATTGAACAAGTTGTGAGAGAAAATCCTAATGTTAAGACAAATCAATTGATTAATTACATTAAGAGGGAATGTGGTGTAAATGTTAGCAAGTGGAAAGCAGTCAGAGCTAAGAAATATGCTCTACAGAGTATCAGAGGGGTTGATAATGTGCAGTATGAGATCCTTAGGAATTATTGCGAAACCGTGTTGAAGTACAATCCTGGTAGCCGAATTATAATCAGGACTAGAGAGGATTGTGTTGCACCAACTTTTGGAAAACTGTATTACTCTTTGTCTGGTCTGAAAATGAACTTTTTAACTAGTTGTAGACCAATTATAGGTCTTGATGGTTGCTTCCTTAAGACTGTACATGGGGGTCAGTTACTTACAGCAATTGGAAGAGATGGTAATGATGGTATGGTGCCAATAGCAATTGCAATTGTTGAGATTGAGAATAGAGATACTTGGACTTGGTTTCTTAGAGAACTGTTGGAGGACATTGGAGGATTGGGGGAAAATAAGTGGACATTTATAAGTGATAGACAAAAAGGCTTAATAGAGGCACTAAAAGATTTGGTTCCCGATTCTGAGCATAGGTTTTGCCTAAGACATATGTAtcagaattttttaaaaaaaaattag